Part of the Tepiditoga spiralis genome, GTGGATTATCCCAACAAAGAAATAAAAGAAAGTATGTCAGAATTATTATTAACAGGAACATATGAAATAGAAGAAAATGCACATGTAAGAAAAATATAATATTAGCACTGGAAGAAAAAAAGATAGAAAAAGTAATAGAAGAAATGAAATTAATAATATCAAAGATACCATATAATTTATTTGAAGAAACAGAAAGATGGTATCACAGCATAATATTAACGATATTATGGTCGTGTGGATTAAATGTAAGAGGAGAGGTATTAGGGAATTTGGGAAAAAGTGATATAGAAATAGAGTATAGAGGAGAGGTATACATAATAGAATTAAAAAAAGCAAAACCAGAAGTGTGTATACAACAAATAAAAGAAAAAAATATAAAAGTGCAAAGATAGTGGGTATAGAAATAGATACAAAACAAAGAAATATAACAAATTATATAGTTGAGGAAATACATTGAAAATATAAGTAAAACAGATTAAAAATATTGCTTTAAAATTATTAAAGATTAATAAAAATATGAAAAGGGTAATAACCCTGTCAAAGAAATATTTTGGAGGTGAATAAAGATGTGTAGAATAAACCCAAGAGTAGATTTTGCATTCAAAAAGTTATTTGGAACTGAATCAAATAAACAATTATTAATAGATTTAATAAATTCAATAGTATCAGAAGAAGATAAAGTAAAAGACATAGAAATAAAAAATCCATACAATGAAAAAAACTTTAAAAATGATAAACTTTCAATATTAGATATAAAAGCAGTAGATCAAAAGGGACATTGGTACAATGTAGAAATGCAGATAATAGATCAAGAATATTATGATAAAAGAGCACTGTATTACTGGTCAAGAGTCTATTCAGGACAACTTTTTGCAGGAATAAACTATGATAATTTGAAAAAAACTATTAGTATAAACATATTAAACTTTAAATGTTTAGAAGAAGAAAATTACCATAATGTATATAAAATAGTAAATATGGAAAGCAAAAAAGAATTCATTGATCATTTAGAAATACATTTTATTGAGCTAGAAAAGTATGATGAAAAAATGAGTACCATGTTAGATAGATGGGTAAATTTTCTAAAAAAAGCGGATATATATGAAAAAGATAAATTACCAAAAGAATTAGAAGAAGTAGAAAGTATAAAAAAAGCTGTAGAATTATTGGATGAAATGTCATTAAATTATGAAGAACGAGAAAGCTATGAAGCAAGATTAAAGTGGCTTCGTGATGAAGAAGCTGCAATAAAAACAGCTGAAAATAAAGGTTTTAAAAAAGGTTTAACAAAAGGTATTGAACAGGGAATCGAACAAGGGATCGAACAAGGCATTGAACAAGGTGTTAAAAAAGGAAAACTTGAAATGGCAAAAAAAATGATAAATAAAGGTTTAGATAAAAACATAATATCCGAACTTACTGGTTTGTCTATGGAAGAAATAAATATATTGTATAAATAAACCCTTAAATAAACTATTAAAACAAAGAAAAAAAGGCTTCATAATAAAGGATTGTTTTCGATGTAGAATAAAGTCTTAAAAATATTTGATTCGGTCATTGAGCTTGTCGAAATGCGAAATGACAGATTAAAAATTAAAAAATATAATAAACTCTATAAAAAACAGGATGAAATCCTGTTTTTTATATTTTAAAGTAGATTTGATATAATAGTGTAAAAGATATAATTAGAAATGAGGAGATGATTCTATGAAACGATTGCCAATAGGACAAAGTGATTTTAAAACTATAATAGAAGAAGATATGTACTTTGTAGATAAAAGTTTGTTAATTAAAGAAGTTATTGAAAGTGGTAATGTTTTATTAATAACAAGGCCAAGAAGGTTTGGGAAAACTCTCAGTCAATCTATGATGAAGTACTTTTTTGATATTACTCAAAATAACGATTACCTCTTTAAAAACTTAAAGATATACAAAGAAAAGAACATAATAGAAAAACATTTGAACAAACATCCTGTTATATACATCACCTTTAAAGATTTAAAATCTAACAACTTAAAAAAGATGCATGATTTATTAATTTCTGAACTTTCAACTTTGTATATTGATCATAAGTATGTTTTAGATGTTTTAGATAATGAAGAAAAAATTATATATGATAAAATAATGGATAGAGAAGCTTTAGATGCAGATTATGAAAACTCTATAAGAAACTTATCAAAGTACATGGAAAGATACTATGGTAAAAAGGTAATAATATTAATAGATGAATGTGATATTCCTATAAAACAAGCATATTTGTATGGATACTATGATGAAATAACTCCTTTAATTGGAAACTTATTTTCCTCTGCGTTAAAAGATAACGTATACCTTGAAAAAGCAGTGTTAACAGGTATAACTGGTGTAACAAAAGAAAGTATATTTTCTGGATTAAATAATATTGAAGTTTCAATCGTACTGAGTAATTTATTAAATGATAAGTATGGATTTACAAAAGAAGAAGTTGAAGAAACACTTAAGTATTATGAGCTTGAATATGAAGAAAAAGAAGTTATAGATTGGTACAATGGTTATAACTTTGGCGGTGTTGAAATTTACAATCCTTTTTCTATAATAAATTTAGTAGATGAAAAAAAGATAGGTCCGTATTGGATGAATACGAGTGGAAATTATTTAATAAGAAAGTTAATAAAAGAAGGAAGTGCTGAATTAAAAGATAAAATAGAAAAATTAATAAATGGAGAAGAAGTAGAGTGCGAAATAATAGAAACTATGGTTTATGGTGATTTAAACTTAAATAGTGAAAGCGCAATTTGGACATTATTTTTATTTAGTGGTTACTTAAA contains:
- a CDS encoding PD-(D/E)XK nuclease domain-containing protein, with the translated sequence MKLIISKIPYNLFEETERWYHSIILTILWSCGLNVRGEVLGNLGKSDIEIEYRGEVYIIELKKAKPEVCIQQIKEKNIKVQR
- a CDS encoding AAA family ATPase — protein: MKRLPIGQSDFKTIIEEDMYFVDKSLLIKEVIESGNVLLITRPRRFGKTLSQSMMKYFFDITQNNDYLFKNLKIYKEKNIIEKHLNKHPVIYITFKDLKSNNLKKMHDLLISELSTLYIDHKYVLDVLDNEEKIIYDKIMDREALDADYENSIRNLSKYMERYYGKKVIILIDECDIPIKQAYLYGYYDEITPLIGNLFSSALKDNVYLEKAVLTGITGVTKESIFSGLNNIEVSIVLSNLLNDKYGFTKEEVEETLKYYELEYEEKEVIDWYNGYNFGGVEIYNPFSIINLVDEKKIGPYWMNTSGNYLIRKLIKEGSAELKDKIEKLINGEEVECEIIETMVYGDLNLNSESAIWTLFLFSGYLKWTSKKRKNNITMYKVKIPNEEVKDFFVQTVRNMLRESNISIENMLLNLKVGRIKTFTDQFKDLTMNTLSYFDVSGKEPERFYHGLILGMSVGLKEKYIIKSNRETGLGRADVILIPKDKTDKGIIIEFKKYNRDEDKSLKDSAKNGLKQINEKKYEEEIKSYGINDIIKVSIVFDKKEVEIVSNLDKDVELTEIEKVAKNMLENGVDIEFISKMTNLSIEKIKNIKNIL
- a CDS encoding Rpn family recombination-promoting nuclease/putative transposase; this encodes MCRINPRVDFAFKKLFGTESNKQLLIDLINSIVSEEDKVKDIEIKNPYNEKNFKNDKLSILDIKAVDQKGHWYNVEMQIIDQEYYDKRALYYWSRVYSGQLFAGINYDNLKKTISINILNFKCLEEENYHNVYKIVNMESKKEFIDHLEIHFIELEKYDEKMSTMLDRWVNFLKKADIYEKDKLPKELEEVESIKKAVELLDEMSLNYEERESYEARLKWLRDEEAAIKTAENKGFKKGLTKGIEQGIEQGIEQGIEQGVKKGKLEMAKKMINKGLDKNIISELTGLSMEEINILYK